The proteins below are encoded in one region of Sminthopsis crassicaudata isolate SCR6 chromosome 1, ASM4859323v1, whole genome shotgun sequence:
- the LOC141539530 gene encoding microtubule-actin cross-linking factor 1, isoforms 6/7-like: MGNPASRPSCLGEKGHHSEEFLKSQGGGAGPGPGPGPGAGLCPPTAPPPPATSLSPGSPWAWRAHSTREVTEVTEVTETVVTEIVEVTRYPGGRQPTVTRTVTMLSESAGPLAPVPQWAALPPSEPPEPPAALQSWLDDMEELQTGQGPPAAEVKVASAQLQEQKLLKRLLEEGRPRMERLLQDTQEQPSEGDGGEENETLTKLQKQWDQLTQKAEARWRLLEQLVPAARSFQAARDTFVAWLGPVERLLAQLWWEEPGTGPLQGALEQVQGVCEEVRQKASDMETVRETGQRLLKLVVGEEAQLVREQLEELRVRLLLAGQSGAHIRLRLEQTLEAATRLQSSGEPPPPAAWLGRLEQAWAAAEPGEQEDRDQLRKAVGEELSRLDALGQRVEELNGVTLEASALQAQLSQHKLLAAELLQKQELRTRLLGLLIAGIPSLCPSEEKEQLQAELELLRSRAQEVQQNSTAGVLCRERALSLLAQFAEAQGELTPWLEEAQDIVAHLNPHAAAGSPEACREQQELLQHLREAIAEHRPLVGKLQRVFVQLKDLNPAQSTPFQEAWQAAEEELGALRGRVDSVAATLGQTVPQYTQLSERLARLAEQLEQLARRVENVGTVRADAQRIREQLREQSLLLSELEPVGAALDTARVRAQELGAGVTGTLDESPEAGLGPRAVLQAEANRLWERWSGMQAAAQERANWLRVVLALAEQFWQGLADLATSLADTQHLVLHMEDAGPEPEGIRSRLSAMQALREEVDGLQSELDALGALGLELLSACGDGDRPEVTRSMDELYASWHSLSRVWTERHRHLEEQLQDALSYQEAMQRLLAWLEGAELRLGQDFRVGGTLELAKQQLEELKDFKRELYQSRVEVESLRHRPAPGGSRRAQSSTSSGGLPATLGPLRARNRQSAATTGSRAAGPGPAAATAGRASTVAGPHGRAASGSTSCGQPGSA; the protein is encoded by the exons ATGGGTAACCCAGCGTCCAGACCCAGCTGCCTGGGGGAGAAAGGTCATCACTCGGAAGAGTTTCTGAAGAGTCAAGGGGGCGGTGCTGGGCCAGGGCCAGGTCCTGGGCCTGGGGCTGGCCTCTGTCCCCCCACAGCCCCACCCCCTCCTGCCACATCCCTCTCACCAGGGAGCCCATGGGCCTGGAGGGCCCATAGCACTCGGGAGGTGACAGAAGTGACAGAGGTCACAGAAACAGTTGTGACAGAAATCGTGGAGGTGACACGATACCCAGGGGGCCGGCAGCCCACGGTCACCCGAACGGTGACCATGCTGAGTGAGAGTGCTGGACCACTTGCCCCG GTACCCCAGTGGGCAGCCCTTCCTCCTTCTGAACCCCCCGAGCCTCCTGCTGCTCTCCAGAGCTGGTTGGATGACATGGAGGAACTACAGACAGGACAAGGGCCTCCAGCTGCTGAGGTTAAAGTAGCCAGTGCCCAACTACAGGAGCAAAAG CTCCTGAAACGGCTGCTGGAGGAAGGCAGACCCCGGATGGAGCGGCTCCTTCAAGATACTCAGGAACAGCCATCTGAAGGAGACGGAGGTGAAGAGAATGAGACCCTCACTAAGCTTCAGAAACAGTGGGACCAGCTGACGCAGAAGGCAGAGGCCAG GTGGAGGCTTCTTGAACAGTTAGTACCTGCAGCTCGGAGTTTCCAAGCAGCTCGTGATACCTTTGTGGCCTGGCTGGGTCCTGTTGAGAGGCTCCTGGCTCAGCTCTGGTGGGAGGAGCCTGGCACAGGGCCCCTCCAGGGTGCCCTGGAGCAGGTGCAG GGTGTATGTGAGGAAGTCCGACAGAAGGCATCAGACATGGAGACTGTTCGAGAGACTGGTCAGAGGCTCCTGAAACTGGTGGTGG GGGAAGAGGCCCAGCTGGTACGGGAGCAGCTGGAGGAGCTGCGGGTGAGGTTGCTGCTGGCTGGGCAGAGCGGGGCCCACATCAGGCTCCGGCTGGAGCAGACGCTAGAGGCAGCCACTCGACTGCAGTCATCTGGAGAGCCGCCCCCGCCGGCAGCCTGGCTGGGGAGGCTCGAGCAGGCATGGGCAGCGGCTGAACCTGGCGAGCAGGAAGACAGAGACCAG CTGCGGAAAGCCGTAGGGGAGGAACTGAGCCGTCTGGATGCACTTGGGCAGCGGGTGGAAGAGCTGAATGGAGTGACCCTGGAGGCTTCGGCACTCCAGGCCCAGCTGAGTCAACACAAG CTACTGGCTGCAGAACTTCTCCAGAAGCAGGAGTTAAGGACCCGCCTGCTGGGACTTTTGATTGCTGGAATCCCGAGTCTCTGCCCCTCTGAGgaaaaggaacaactacag GCAGAACTGGAGCTCCTTCGCAGTCGGGCTCAGGAGGTACAACAGAACAGTACTGCGGGAGTGTTGTGCCGTGAGCGGGCCCTCTCCCTGCTAGCCCAGTTTGCAGAGGCCCAGGGTGAACTGACCCCATGGCTAGAGGAAGCCCAGGACATTGTGGCCCATCTCAATCCACATGCAGCGGCTGGCAGCCCTGAGGCCTGCAGGGAGCAGCAGGAATTGCTGCAG CATCTTCGAGAGGCCATTGCGGAGCACAGGCCCCTGGTGGGGAAGCTGCAGCGGGTGTTCGTGCAACTGAAGGACCTAAATCCAGCCCAGAGCACCCCCTTCCAAGAAGCCTGGCAGGCAGCGGAGGAGGAGCTGGGGGCCCTGAGGGGCCGCGTGGACAGCGTGGCAGCCACTCTGGGGCAGACTGTGCCCCAGTACACTCAG CTGAGCGAAAGGTTGGCCCGGCTGGCAGAACAGCTGGAACAGCTGGCCCGGAGAGTGGAGAATGTGGGGACAGTCCGGGCTGATGCTCAGCGCATCCGGGAGCAACTGCGGGAGCAGAGTCTGCTGCTGAGCGAGCTAGAGCCCGTGGGGGCGGCGCTGGACACTGCCCGGGTTCGAGCCCAGGAGCTGGGGGCTGGGGTCACTGGGACCCTGGATGAAAGCCCCGAGGCTGGGCTGGGGCCTCGAG CAGTGCTTCAGGCTGAGGCAAATCGCTTGTGGGAGCGCTGGTCAGGGATGCAGGCCGCAGCCCAGGAGCGGGCCAACTGGCTGCGGGTCGTGCTGGCTCTGGCAGAGCAGTTCTGGCAAGGCCTGGCTGACCTAGCCACCAGTCTGGCTGATACCCAGCATCTGGTGCTGCACATGGAGGATGCAGGGCCAGAGCCTGAAGGCATCCGGAGCCGACTTAGTGCCATGCAG GCCCTGAGGGAGGAGGTGGATGGACTACAAAGTGAGTTGGATGCTCTGGGGGCCCTGGGCCTGGAACTTCTGTCTGCCTGTGGGGATGGGGACCGACCTGAGGTGACACGAAGCATGGATGAG CTCTACGCTTCCTGGCATAGCCTGAGTCGGGTGTGGACGGAGCGTCATCGGCATCTCGAGGAGCAGCTCCAGGATGCCCTCAGCTACCAGGAGGCCATGCAG aggCTCCTGGCGTGGCTGGAAGGAGCTGAGTTACGGCTGGGACAAGACTTCCGTGTGGGGGGCACCTTGGAGTTGGCAAAACAGCAGCTTGAGGAGCTAaag